A single genomic interval of Cellvibrio sp. PSBB023 harbors:
- a CDS encoding cyclic nucleotide-binding domain-containing protein, translating into MQAQKTLQLPPVEFDLNLTRTLVPLKDMSESHLLALLDKSLLETVCAGQTLFSAGNYDEQHVYLLHGDVNLIAQDATQILVKGRSSLFPIAHQQPRQVTAVAETDCSLLRINSEQLDKLLTWSQVADYLQLNIARERDFDEDIDWMMTVLRSNLFFKVPPLNVEHIFSRLTPQVVYAGDVIIRQGEIGDQCYFIKEGEADVTRHQDNKREHLATIGIGRCFGEDALVNEAARNATVMMRTDGVLMRLEKQDFYRLLKEPVVATLAFNELPASLADGVIAVDVRSDEEYSEGHLPQAVNIPLNILAIKARLLNKENRYVFYCDTGRRSRAAAYLLAQQGYNILALDNCAQLFAPARQAQFLMDTQNYLLRDGVVVPGH; encoded by the coding sequence ATGCAAGCTCAAAAAACACTGCAATTACCACCTGTTGAATTCGATTTGAATTTAACGCGCACGCTGGTGCCGTTAAAAGACATGAGTGAAAGCCATTTGCTGGCGCTGCTGGATAAATCCCTGCTGGAAACTGTCTGCGCCGGGCAGACATTATTTAGTGCGGGTAACTACGACGAGCAGCATGTGTATTTATTGCATGGCGATGTGAACCTGATCGCGCAGGATGCTACGCAAATACTGGTTAAAGGCCGATCTTCATTGTTCCCTATTGCCCATCAACAGCCGCGCCAGGTCACGGCGGTTGCAGAAACGGATTGCAGCCTTTTGCGTATTAACAGTGAGCAGTTAGACAAGTTGCTGACCTGGAGTCAGGTCGCGGATTACCTGCAATTGAATATTGCTCGTGAGCGCGATTTTGATGAAGACATAGATTGGATGATGACAGTGCTTCGCTCCAATTTATTTTTCAAAGTGCCGCCATTAAATGTTGAACATATTTTTTCGCGCCTGACCCCGCAGGTTGTTTACGCGGGCGATGTCATTATTCGCCAGGGGGAAATTGGCGATCAGTGCTATTTTATTAAAGAGGGCGAGGCGGATGTAACGCGTCATCAGGATAATAAGCGTGAACACTTGGCAACCATTGGTATTGGTCGCTGTTTTGGTGAGGATGCATTGGTCAATGAAGCTGCGCGTAATGCAACCGTTATGATGCGTACCGATGGTGTATTGATGCGTTTGGAAAAACAGGATTTTTACCGGTTATTGAAAGAGCCAGTGGTTGCTACACTGGCTTTTAATGAGTTGCCCGCGAGCCTTGCCGATGGTGTTATTGCGGTTGATGTGCGCAGCGATGAAGAATACAGCGAAGGTCATTTGCCGCAGGCGGTGAACATACCGCTCAATATCCTGGCGATTAAGGCGCGCTTGCTCAACAAAGAAAATCGCTATGTATTTTATTGCGATACCGGGCGTCGAAGCCGGGCAGCAGCCTATTTGCTTGCACAGCAAGGCTATAACATTCTTGCGCTGGATAATTGTGCGCAGTTGTTTGCGCCCGCACGCCAGGCACAGTTTTTAATGGACACACAAAATTATTTGCTGCGCGATGGAGTGGTGGTTCCCGGTCATTGA
- a CDS encoding 1-aminocyclopropane-1-carboxylate deaminase/D-cysteine desulfhydrase: MVIDTAQQLLNAALAVPLQRATTALLARQGIELWIRRDDLLDAQLSGNKFYKLFFNLQQARAQGVQQVISFGGAYSNHLHALAAAAHRYGMHAIGVIRGERPAHLSPTLQDAQARGMKLVFISRADYDRKTAADWLADLQARYGASYLIPEGGANLLGARGMQLLGAALEQQTGGDYSAVCLPVGTGTSLAGLAAGVDRRKPVVGFSVLKGAGDLGGNVAAFYDALWRDWHEGAFTSPASASALAENWRLISGFHGGGYAKKMSAMMFAFWQGFECETGIPLDPVYTIKMVWGISSLAQQGYWPRGSRLVAIHTGGLQGRRGFNCP, encoded by the coding sequence GTGGTTATAGATACCGCACAGCAGTTATTGAATGCTGCTCTTGCGGTGCCGTTGCAACGAGCGACAACGGCATTGCTAGCCCGACAGGGCATTGAATTGTGGATCAGGCGCGACGATTTATTGGATGCGCAGTTGTCGGGCAATAAGTTTTATAAATTGTTCTTTAACTTACAGCAAGCGCGTGCGCAGGGTGTTCAGCAGGTCATCAGTTTTGGCGGCGCCTACTCGAACCACTTGCATGCACTGGCGGCGGCAGCCCATCGCTATGGAATGCATGCAATAGGGGTGATTCGCGGTGAGCGACCTGCACATTTGAGTCCAACCCTGCAGGATGCCCAGGCCCGGGGGATGAAGCTGGTTTTCATTAGTCGCGCTGACTATGATCGAAAAACAGCCGCCGATTGGTTGGCTGATTTGCAGGCGCGTTATGGTGCGTCGTATCTTATCCCGGAAGGCGGCGCTAACCTGTTGGGCGCGCGCGGTATGCAGTTACTGGGAGCTGCGCTGGAACAGCAAACCGGCGGTGATTATTCGGCGGTTTGCCTTCCCGTTGGAACCGGAACCAGTTTGGCCGGGTTGGCGGCGGGCGTGGATCGACGCAAACCGGTTGTGGGGTTTTCGGTGCTCAAAGGCGCGGGTGATTTGGGTGGGAATGTTGCTGCCTTCTATGATGCCTTGTGGCGCGACTGGCATGAGGGTGCATTTACCTCACCGGCTTCCGCATCAGCTCTCGCTGAAAATTGGCGCTTGATATCGGGCTTTCATGGCGGTGGTTACGCTAAAAAAATGAGCGCAATGATGTTTGCGTTCTGGCAGGGGTTTGAGTGTGAGACGGGCATTCCCCTTGATCCGGTTTATACAATAAAAATGGTTTGGGGGATCAGTTCCCTCGCGCAACAAGGCTATTGGCCGCGAGGCTCGCGGCTTGTTGCGATTCACACCGGTGGTTTGCAGGGGCGGCGCGGTTTTAATTGCCCTTGA
- a CDS encoding nitrogen regulation protein NR(II): MITPASLSNLPTTDSITDMGILIIFLIVLQTLLIIGLQRSRMSNKRARHALKESQKALEQRIRERTDSLYLTNNLLIDEVARHEQTGRQLRETKLYLQSMINSMPSIIIGVTADAEVTHWNAAAENTFEIFSNDALGQNITTLLPRFPVTLQTIKTTIREGEPFSTQHVQQHDDEKNRYFEITIYPLISRTQEGAVIRIDDVTFKVTIENLMIQNEKMYSLGEVAAGIAHEINNPLSVILQNVQNIVRRTDIHFANNQARAQQQNINLTQVQDYLNSSEIPQMLDSIREAGERSATIVRNMLEFAHNSKRITGLIDVKHLVEQTIVLNRSSQLHVQDEHHLQISTNYQEPLPTIKASAPELQQVLLNLLRNAAQALHQHNTEQPVIHIKVYRENPHLVIEVQDNGPGMTDTVREHLFEPFFTTKDVGSGTGLGLSVSYFIITERHQGSIDVKTSPGKGSTFIIKLPLSDAE; the protein is encoded by the coding sequence ATGATCACACCCGCATCACTCAGCAACCTGCCCACAACCGATTCCATTACGGATATGGGAATCCTGATTATTTTTCTGATCGTCCTGCAGACGCTGCTGATCATTGGCTTGCAGCGCAGCCGCATGAGCAACAAGCGCGCGCGCCACGCACTCAAAGAATCGCAAAAAGCGCTGGAACAGCGTATTCGCGAACGCACCGATAGCCTCTACCTCACCAACAACTTGCTTATCGATGAAGTCGCACGGCATGAACAAACGGGTCGACAACTGCGCGAGACCAAGCTCTATCTGCAAAGCATGATCAACTCTATGCCGTCGATTATTATCGGCGTCACGGCCGACGCGGAAGTCACACACTGGAATGCTGCCGCCGAAAACACCTTTGAAATTTTTTCCAACGATGCACTGGGGCAAAACATCACCACACTCCTGCCCCGCTTTCCCGTTACCTTGCAAACCATCAAAACCACTATTCGTGAAGGCGAACCATTTTCCACCCAGCATGTACAGCAACACGATGATGAAAAAAATCGCTATTTTGAAATTACCATTTACCCATTAATTTCGCGCACACAAGAAGGCGCAGTGATTCGAATTGATGATGTTACTTTCAAAGTGACCATTGAAAACCTGATGATTCAAAATGAAAAAATGTATTCGCTGGGTGAAGTTGCAGCGGGTATCGCCCATGAAATTAATAACCCACTGAGCGTGATTTTACAAAACGTGCAAAACATAGTGCGTCGCACCGATATCCACTTTGCAAATAACCAGGCCCGTGCGCAGCAACAGAATATTAACCTGACACAAGTACAGGACTACCTCAATAGCAGTGAAATCCCACAAATGCTGGACTCCATTCGCGAAGCCGGTGAGCGCTCTGCAACCATTGTGCGCAATATGCTGGAGTTTGCACACAATTCCAAACGCATCACCGGTTTGATTGATGTAAAACATTTGGTAGAACAAACGATTGTTCTTAATCGCAGCAGCCAACTACATGTGCAGGATGAACATCACCTCCAAATCAGCACCAATTATCAGGAACCACTACCCACCATCAAGGCTTCTGCACCGGAACTGCAACAGGTACTGCTGAATTTACTGCGCAATGCCGCTCAGGCACTGCATCAACACAACACCGAACAGCCTGTTATACACATCAAGGTCTATCGCGAAAATCCTCATCTTGTGATCGAGGTTCAGGACAATGGCCCAGGCATGACCGATACTGTGCGGGAACATCTTTTTGAGCCTTTTTTCACCACTAAGGATGTTGGTTCAGGTACCGGTCTTGGATTATCAGTTTCCTACTTTATTATCACCGAGCGCCATCAGGGTTCCATCGATGTGAAAACTTCACCCGGTAAAGGCAGCACCTTCATTATTAAACTACCGCTGAGTGACGCCGAGTGA
- the trmA gene encoding tRNA (uridine(54)-C5)-methyltransferase TrmA, translating into MIPTDFSPASYQQQLSAKQRRIAADFSAFSLPDIQVFQSPEKHYRMRAEFRVWHEQARSDYVMFTQDEFKRPYPIHEFPVGSALMNALMPRLLSEINSNELLRHKLYQVEFLTTQSGEALVTLIYHKALGDNWTATARQLKTTLGIDIVGRSRKQRLLIERDHVIERLTVGGREYLYQQVEASFTQPNATVCEAMLGWAVEQSKRMGGDLLELYCGNGNFTLPLAQNFDKVLATEVSKTSVESAQYNIAANNITNIQIARMSSEEFSQAMDGVREFNRLRHVNLADYHFSSIFVDPPRAGLDPHTTSITQRFDNIIYISCNPDTLRENLATITQTHRITAFAIFDQFPYTHHVECGVILKKR; encoded by the coding sequence ATGATTCCTACCGACTTTTCCCCTGCCAGCTACCAACAACAACTCAGCGCAAAGCAGCGTCGAATTGCTGCGGATTTTTCTGCATTTTCACTGCCAGACATTCAGGTATTTCAATCGCCGGAAAAACATTACCGAATGCGCGCCGAATTTCGGGTATGGCATGAACAAGCCCGTAGCGATTACGTGATGTTTACCCAGGACGAATTTAAACGTCCCTACCCGATCCACGAATTTCCAGTGGGTTCCGCGCTAATGAATGCGCTAATGCCGCGCTTGCTCAGTGAAATCAACAGCAACGAATTACTTCGTCACAAGCTATATCAAGTGGAGTTTCTCACCACCCAAAGTGGTGAAGCACTGGTGACCCTGATTTATCACAAAGCCTTGGGTGATAACTGGACTGCTACTGCCAGGCAGCTTAAAACCACATTGGGTATTGATATTGTGGGCCGCAGCCGCAAACAGCGGCTGCTTATCGAGCGCGATCATGTAATTGAACGGTTGACTGTTGGCGGGCGTGAATACCTGTACCAACAAGTGGAGGCGAGCTTTACCCAACCCAACGCGACTGTCTGCGAAGCCATGCTGGGCTGGGCAGTTGAACAGAGCAAAAGAATGGGCGGGGACTTACTGGAACTTTACTGTGGCAACGGCAACTTTACCCTGCCGCTGGCACAAAATTTTGACAAGGTGTTGGCAACAGAAGTCTCCAAAACCTCAGTGGAATCCGCGCAATACAATATTGCCGCCAATAACATCACTAATATTCAAATCGCGCGCATGTCGAGCGAAGAATTTTCCCAGGCGATGGATGGCGTGCGTGAATTTAATCGCCTTCGTCATGTAAATTTAGCGGACTATCACTTCTCCAGTATTTTTGTGGACCCACCGCGCGCCGGTTTGGATCCACACACCACCAGCATTACACAACGCTTTGACAATATTATTTATATATCTTGCAACCCGGATACCTTGCGTGAAAATTTGGCAACCATCACCCAGACCCATCGCATTACCGCCTTCGCAATTTTTGATCAATTTCCTTATACCCACCATGTAGAATGTGGTGTGATATTGAAAAAGCGCTAA
- a CDS encoding GNAT family N-acetyltransferase: MSHFVCRAMQWQDLAAVIRIQAEAYVDEILETDEVIHTRFAQTPDSSWVVEREGEVYGYLVGYHSALGDVTPWGFEFTHKPQANTLYLHDLAISQSAKGFGLGHLVVNHALAEARQRQLEHAALVSVQNSKVFWEKLGFVCCDELTQAQQQNLATYSGPAFYMARPIIA; encoded by the coding sequence ATGTCCCACTTTGTGTGTCGTGCGATGCAGTGGCAGGATCTTGCTGCCGTTATTCGTATTCAGGCGGAAGCCTATGTCGATGAAATTCTTGAAACTGATGAGGTTATTCACACGCGCTTTGCGCAAACACCCGATAGCTCCTGGGTGGTTGAGCGGGAAGGCGAGGTGTATGGTTACTTGGTGGGCTATCACTCCGCCTTGGGTGATGTGACGCCTTGGGGCTTTGAGTTTACGCACAAGCCGCAGGCCAATACGCTTTATTTGCATGACCTTGCAATCAGCCAATCGGCTAAGGGATTTGGCTTGGGGCATTTGGTGGTTAACCATGCGCTGGCAGAGGCGCGTCAGCGGCAGCTTGAGCATGCGGCACTGGTGTCGGTGCAAAATTCCAAAGTGTTTTGGGAAAAGTTAGGGTTTGTGTGTTGCGATGAATTGACGCAGGCCCAACAGCAAAATCTGGCAACTTACAGCGGGCCCGCGTTTTATATGGCGCGACCAATAATCGCTTGA
- a CDS encoding DUF2489 domain-containing protein: MSVLSLVVVLGVLIILVLAAIAGRLVFKVYRQQQERERKLKAQELANQQAQREQREWINKSIQILAHALHSDELTLTEASIRISGLLDTLDVSGDVKTEFSAFYQLREKTSHIPYLEAWQNLSNAEQRQFDLERLQHEATFNDFVMDAAKRIQGRDF, encoded by the coding sequence ATGAGTGTGTTATCGCTAGTAGTAGTATTGGGTGTGTTGATTATTCTTGTGTTGGCTGCGATTGCAGGGCGATTGGTGTTTAAGGTTTATCGCCAGCAACAGGAGCGAGAGAGAAAACTGAAAGCACAAGAGCTTGCCAATCAACAGGCGCAGCGTGAACAGCGAGAATGGATTAATAAGAGTATCCAGATACTGGCCCATGCACTGCACAGCGACGAGCTGACGCTTACAGAGGCAAGTATTCGTATTTCCGGACTGCTGGACACATTGGATGTTAGTGGTGACGTCAAAACCGAGTTTTCCGCATTTTATCAACTGCGTGAAAAAACCAGCCATATTCCCTATCTGGAGGCGTGGCAAAACCTCTCCAATGCCGAGCAGCGCCAATTTGATTTGGAACGTTTGCAGCATGAAGCCACCTTTAATGATTTTGTGATGGATGCGGCCAAGCGCATCCAGGGTAGAGATTTTTAA
- the rmuC gene encoding DNA recombination protein RmuC has protein sequence MNPSLLILVATLAGLVIGALIVYWIVGRRLDQSVLVKTHELEAAQLQLQHTHALREAALQQDGQQLAAQLAEAKAQLQLARQQGAELQQQLGAAQQDVAALREKTLHFAELQQQLLRKDEQLGVFQQETTELKTRLEQERKHFAEQLVLLQNAKADLAKEFENLANKIFENKQQQFSANSKTLLDSTLDPLKLQLTEFRKKVEDVYEKENAERNRLSGQVVELQKQAQKIGEDAVNLAQALKGNTKTQGNWGEVVLERLLEESGLQKGREYDTQVNFTSSDGSRLMPDVIIHLPENKDIVIDAKCSLVDYEKFCSADDEAARKQHLTAHVNSLRNHIKGLSIKDYEKLDGIKALDFVFIFIPIEAAFMFALQHEPGLYREAYDRHIILVSPTTLLATLRTVENIWRYEKQNKNAERIAKDAGALHDQFVLLLESLDAIGHSINKTQEAYAKARERLQTGRGNLVKRVDDIRRLGAKTKKSIAGHLLEEAGSESDDYLLDAGAGDDENS, from the coding sequence GTGAATCCATCGCTACTCATTCTTGTTGCCACCCTGGCGGGGTTGGTTATTGGTGCGCTTATTGTGTATTGGATTGTCGGGCGTCGCCTTGACCAGTCTGTGCTTGTGAAAACCCATGAACTGGAAGCGGCCCAACTGCAGTTACAGCACACCCATGCCTTGCGCGAAGCCGCGTTACAACAGGATGGCCAGCAACTGGCTGCGCAATTGGCTGAAGCCAAAGCCCAGCTCCAATTGGCGCGGCAGCAAGGCGCTGAATTGCAGCAACAATTGGGAGCGGCGCAGCAGGACGTGGCAGCGCTGCGAGAAAAAACGCTGCACTTTGCTGAGCTGCAACAGCAATTGTTGCGTAAAGATGAACAATTGGGTGTGTTTCAACAGGAGACCACAGAATTAAAAACGCGCTTGGAGCAAGAGCGCAAGCATTTTGCCGAGCAATTAGTATTGCTGCAGAATGCCAAGGCGGATTTGGCTAAGGAATTTGAAAACCTGGCCAACAAAATTTTTGAAAACAAGCAGCAACAATTCAGCGCAAACAGTAAAACGCTGCTGGATAGCACGCTCGACCCACTGAAATTGCAGCTCACCGAGTTTCGCAAAAAAGTGGAAGATGTGTACGAAAAAGAAAATGCCGAGCGCAACCGTTTGTCTGGTCAAGTAGTCGAGTTACAAAAACAAGCGCAAAAAATTGGTGAAGATGCAGTTAATCTCGCCCAGGCGTTGAAGGGTAATACCAAAACCCAGGGTAACTGGGGCGAGGTGGTATTGGAGCGTTTGCTGGAAGAATCCGGTCTGCAAAAAGGCCGCGAATATGATACCCAGGTAAATTTTACCAGCAGCGACGGCTCTCGCCTGATGCCGGATGTGATCATACATTTGCCGGAAAATAAGGACATAGTCATCGATGCTAAATGTTCGCTAGTCGATTACGAAAAGTTTTGCAGTGCCGATGATGAAGCGGCACGCAAACAACATTTAACGGCTCATGTAAATTCCTTGCGCAATCACATTAAAGGTTTGAGCATTAAGGACTATGAAAAGCTGGATGGTATTAAAGCGCTCGATTTCGTGTTTATTTTTATTCCAATTGAGGCGGCCTTTATGTTCGCCTTACAGCATGAGCCGGGCCTGTACCGAGAAGCTTATGATCGCCATATCATTTTGGTCAGCCCAACAACCTTGTTGGCTACCTTGCGCACTGTAGAAAACATTTGGCGCTATGAAAAACAAAACAAAAATGCCGAGCGTATCGCCAAAGACGCAGGTGCCTTGCATGACCAGTTTGTGTTGTTGTTGGAGTCGCTGGACGCAATCGGTCACTCCATCAATAAAACCCAGGAGGCCTACGCCAAGGCCCGTGAACGCTTGCAAACCGGGCGCGGTAATTTGGTTAAACGCGTTGATGATATTCGTCGCTTGGGTGCAAAAACCAAAAAATCTATTGCCGGTCATTTATTGGAAGAGGCGGGCAGTGAGAGCGACGATTATTTATTGGATGCAGGCGCAGGGGATGATGAAAATTCCTGA